In Gammaproteobacteria bacterium, a single window of DNA contains:
- the phaC gene encoding class I poly(R)-hydroxyalkanoic acid synthase: protein MDDNATNQEFLTFINNETNKMLASLSSEQSQQAFSQFNQQWMALSQQHLSDPAAWLNNVVEFQQQQMNLWNQLLSQQSQQSTPLAEPPALQNIQNQIFDYIKKSYVMTSNILADAASKSGLEDHEQAQLDFFISQYSDAMSPDNFALTNPEVIQEAIDTNGQSLVNGLKNLVEDVEKGRISMTDESAFTLGENIAVTQGAVVYENELFQLLHFKPQGKNVHQKPTLIIPPCINKYYILDLQPHNSFVNYCVNQDQNTFLISWANPTKEQGNIHWDDYIEQGVINAVNIVKSISDSKDINAVAWCVGGTLLATALGVLANRKDKSINSATFLTTMLDFKDPGEISVFIDKAQIDKLLAEAKADGVFSGRKLATAFNLLRSRDLIWSYVINNYLKGKQPTPFDILYWNGDSTNLPYEMYQFYITEMYLNNKLCQKDQLTVCNEPIDLSKIDIPCYFLSTIGDHIAPWKSTFAGTELMSGNIEFVLGASGHVAGVINPVSRNRRHFWTNGTLGQGADQWLESATKQDGSWWSHWDAWIKPQAGKKVAAPGYGSSDYPEIEPAPGRYVKVKLDDMT, encoded by the coding sequence ATGGATGATAACGCCACCAATCAAGAATTTTTAACTTTTATCAATAACGAAACAAATAAAATGCTCGCTAGCCTGTCATCAGAGCAATCACAACAAGCTTTTAGCCAATTTAATCAACAGTGGATGGCGCTTTCTCAGCAGCATTTATCTGATCCGGCCGCATGGCTCAATAATGTAGTCGAATTTCAGCAGCAACAAATGAACCTATGGAATCAATTGCTATCCCAGCAAAGCCAGCAATCGACGCCATTAGCAGAGCCGCCTGCTTTGCAAAATATTCAAAACCAGATCTTTGACTACATTAAAAAATCTTATGTCATGACATCTAACATTTTGGCTGATGCCGCCAGTAAATCAGGCTTAGAAGATCATGAACAAGCGCAGTTAGATTTCTTTATTAGCCAATACTCAGATGCAATGTCTCCTGATAATTTTGCCTTAACCAACCCCGAAGTTATTCAAGAAGCGATTGATACCAATGGTCAAAGCTTAGTTAATGGTTTAAAAAACTTGGTTGAAGACGTCGAAAAAGGACGGATCAGCATGACCGATGAAAGCGCCTTTACCTTAGGAGAAAACATCGCAGTGACCCAAGGAGCAGTTGTTTATGAAAATGAATTATTTCAACTGTTGCACTTTAAACCCCAAGGTAAAAATGTTCACCAAAAGCCAACGTTAATTATTCCTCCATGCATTAATAAATATTACATCCTGGATTTACAGCCTCACAATTCGTTTGTAAATTATTGTGTTAATCAGGATCAAAATACCTTTTTAATTTCGTGGGCTAATCCGACTAAAGAGCAAGGCAATATCCATTGGGACGATTATATTGAACAAGGGGTGATTAATGCGGTTAATATCGTAAAAAGCATCAGTGATAGCAAAGACATTAATGCGGTAGCTTGGTGTGTTGGCGGCACTTTACTCGCTACTGCGCTCGGCGTGCTGGCTAATCGTAAGGATAAATCGATTAATAGTGCGACCTTCTTAACTACCATGCTCGATTTTAAAGATCCTGGTGAAATATCAGTCTTTATCGATAAAGCACAAATAGACAAGTTGTTAGCAGAAGCTAAAGCTGACGGCGTATTTAGTGGCCGTAAATTAGCCACCGCGTTTAATTTACTGCGTTCGCGCGATCTTATTTGGTCTTATGTGATAAACAATTATCTTAAAGGTAAGCAACCTACCCCATTTGATATTTTATATTGGAATGGTGATTCAACTAACTTGCCTTATGAAATGTATCAGTTTTACATTACCGAAATGTACCTGAACAATAAATTGTGTCAAAAAGATCAGTTGACGGTTTGTAACGAACCTATTGATCTCTCGAAAATTGATATTCCGTGTTATTTCCTCTCGACCATTGGTGATCATATTGCGCCATGGAAAAGCACGTTTGCCGGCACTGAGTTAATGAGCGGTAATATTGAGTTTGTGTTAGGCGCCAGCGGTCATGTTGCAGGTGTTATCAACCCAGTATCGCGTAATCGTCGCCATTTCTGGACCAATGGCACCTTAGGTCAAGGTGCCGACCAATGGCTAGAGTCTGCGACTAAGCAAGACGGTTCTTGGTGGAGCCACTGGGATGCATGGATCAAACCTCAGGCTGGTAAAAAAGTAGCTGCACCGGGCTATGGCAGCAGCGACTACCCCGAAATAGAACCGGCACCAGGGCGTTATGTAAAAGTAAAACTTGATGACATGACCTAA
- a CDS encoding polyhydroxyalkanoate depolymerase, with amino-acid sequence MLYQMQQNYTAAISPLNVWMKQLKSMCNQPWSPLNYSFAGKTVAAAAELVERHTGEYGQPEFNIDFADIDGNKIAIKEEIAVAKPYCNLINFKRNGNYDHPKVLLIAPLSGHYSTLLRGTVEHFISDHDVYITSWINARDVPLSDGDFSFDDYITYVMEFCQFLGDDFHIIAVCQPTVPTIVATSVMAQQNVSYQPKSISLLGGPVDTRVSPTEVNNYAVDKELAWFEKNVICTVPDKFAGAGQRVYPGFIQLSGFMSMNLDSHINKHFSFFGDLIKGDGDSAENHRRFYNEYLAVMDMPEKFYLDTVKHVFIEHNLPKGEMTYLGKLVDSTAVTKVALLTIEGEHDDITGDGQTQAAHQILSAIPADKKHHHTQSDVGHYGIFNGRRFRQEIGPMIKKFIQDHS; translated from the coding sequence ATGTTATATCAAATGCAGCAAAACTATACAGCTGCTATTTCACCGCTTAATGTGTGGATGAAACAGTTAAAATCGATGTGTAATCAACCATGGTCACCGTTAAACTACAGCTTTGCTGGTAAAACGGTTGCAGCTGCTGCTGAGCTCGTTGAGCGCCATACCGGTGAATACGGCCAACCAGAATTTAATATTGATTTCGCCGATATCGATGGCAACAAAATTGCGATTAAAGAAGAGATAGCAGTAGCCAAACCTTATTGTAATTTAATTAATTTTAAACGAAACGGAAATTATGATCATCCTAAGGTGCTGCTTATTGCGCCGTTATCGGGCCATTATTCAACCCTGTTACGTGGCACGGTTGAGCATTTTATAAGTGATCACGATGTCTACATTACGAGTTGGATCAACGCTCGTGATGTGCCATTAAGTGATGGTGACTTCTCATTCGACGATTATATTACTTATGTGATGGAGTTTTGCCAGTTTTTAGGCGACGACTTCCATATTATTGCCGTGTGTCAGCCGACAGTGCCGACTATTGTCGCAACCTCGGTGATGGCACAGCAAAATGTCAGTTATCAGCCTAAATCAATCTCATTGCTTGGCGGCCCAGTTGATACCCGTGTTAGTCCTACCGAAGTTAATAACTACGCGGTCGACAAAGAGCTTGCATGGTTTGAAAAAAATGTGATTTGCACCGTGCCTGACAAGTTTGCCGGCGCTGGTCAGCGGGTTTATCCTGGCTTTATTCAATTGAGTGGTTTCATGAGTATGAATCTCGATAGCCATATCAATAAACACTTCTCCTTTTTTGGTGACTTAATCAAAGGCGATGGCGATAGTGCTGAAAATCACCGCCGCTTTTATAATGAATATCTTGCGGTAATGGACATGCCCGAGAAATTTTATCTCGATACGGTTAAGCATGTTTTTATTGAACATAATTTACCGAAAGGCGAAATGACATATCTCGGCAAGCTGGTTGATAGCACCGCAGTAACTAAAGTGGCGTTGCTCACTATTGAAGGTGAACATGATGATATTACTGGAGATGGCCAAACCCAGGCCGCGCATCAAATATTAAGTGCTATCCCAGCAGATAAAAAACATCATCATACGCAATCTGATGTTGGCCATTACGGTATCTTTAACGGTCGTCGCTTTAGGCAAGAGATTGGACCGATGATCAAGAAATTTATACAAGATCATAGTTAA
- the phaR gene encoding polyhydroxyalkanoate synthesis repressor PhaR: MSELRIIKKYPNRRLYDTEQSKYITLTKVKELVIQGCKFKVIDSNSAEDLTRAILLQIIMEEESQGKPIFSENSLAHLIRFYGGNAQNVFGQYLEESLSAFSGQQDAFSSATQVPINNIAEMAQQNLKMWSNMQTAFFKPGPTDDKDKEEEEDDHNK; the protein is encoded by the coding sequence ATGTCAGAGTTGAGGATTATTAAGAAATATCCTAATCGACGTTTGTACGACACAGAACAAAGCAAATACATTACCTTAACCAAAGTTAAAGAGTTGGTGATCCAAGGCTGTAAGTTCAAAGTGATCGACTCAAATAGTGCTGAAGACTTAACCCGCGCGATTTTATTACAAATTATTATGGAAGAAGAGTCTCAGGGTAAGCCTATCTTTAGTGAAAACTCGCTAGCCCATCTCATTCGTTTTTATGGTGGTAACGCCCAAAACGTATTTGGCCAATACTTAGAAGAAAGCTTAAGTGCCTTTAGCGGCCAGCAAGATGCCTTTTCGTCAGCGACACAAGTACCAATCAATAATATTGCCGAGATGGCGCAGCAAAACCTCAAGATGTGGAGCAATATGCAAACTGCATTTTTTAAACCCGGCCCCACCGACGACAAAGATAAAGAAGAAGAAGAAGACGACCACAATAAATAG
- a CDS encoding phasin family protein, translating into MTDFNAQLQKMFQPSTQLLTANAKVLETALAQQSSLVSQFIASSLDFNKQLLEQKDLANVQSLSEKFGKSVTEQVTSSNKEIVAAISAANEQSSKIIKELVETSQQSFAQAAK; encoded by the coding sequence ATGACTGATTTTAACGCACAACTTCAAAAGATGTTTCAGCCTTCAACTCAACTACTAACAGCAAATGCTAAAGTACTTGAAACAGCACTGGCTCAACAAAGCAGTTTAGTAAGCCAGTTTATTGCTAGTTCTTTAGATTTTAACAAGCAATTGTTAGAGCAAAAAGACTTAGCAAATGTTCAGAGCTTATCTGAGAAATTTGGTAAAAGCGTAACTGAGCAGGTAACGTCTTCTAATAAAGAAATCGTTGCTGCTATTAGTGCTGCGAACGAACAGTCTTCAAAAATTATCAAAGAATTAGTTGAAACTTCTCAGCAATCTTTTGCTCAAGCAGCAAAATAA
- a CDS encoding trimeric intracellular cation channel family protein codes for MVNNNVFELLDLSLVVNWLSLFGIAVFAISGALDAARKNMDILGFMLIGTVTGLGGGTTRDVLLGQLPMYWVQDATYVGLCLIASAMTYYIVPKLASRTKTLIWMDAIGLSLFCVTGAQIAVQQGAAPLICVCLGVITATFGGIFRDIICGYDLVLSQRELYVTNAVVGATVYLGLHWLNVSENVAVIGGVLAAFSLRSAAIIWGWSMPGYNSPDNK; via the coding sequence ATGGTGAATAATAACGTGTTTGAACTGTTAGATTTGAGCTTAGTGGTTAACTGGCTCAGCTTATTTGGCATTGCGGTTTTTGCGATATCTGGTGCTCTCGATGCCGCGAGAAAGAATATGGATATCCTAGGATTTATGCTAATCGGCACAGTTACCGGCCTTGGTGGTGGCACCACTCGTGATGTGCTGCTAGGACAATTACCGATGTATTGGGTGCAAGATGCTACCTATGTCGGACTGTGTTTAATTGCATCAGCGATGACCTATTACATTGTCCCTAAATTAGCTTCTCGGACCAAAACACTGATCTGGATGGATGCCATTGGGCTATCGCTTTTTTGTGTCACAGGGGCTCAAATAGCCGTTCAGCAAGGTGCTGCGCCACTAATTTGTGTCTGTCTTGGGGTTATTACCGCTACATTTGGCGGTATTTTCAGGGATATTATTTGCGGTTATGACTTGGTACTAAGTCAGCGCGAACTCTATGTCACCAATGCCGTAGTGGGTGCGACGGTTTATTTGGGCTTACATTGGCTTAATGTTAGCGAGAATGTCGCGGTGATCGGCGGAGTATTAGCGGCTTTCAGCCTGCGCAGCGCCGCGATAATATGGGGCTGGTCAATGCCAGGTTACAACTCTCCCGACAACAAATAA
- a CDS encoding DUF501 domain-containing protein — MANCQLTEQQLEIIRRQLGREPRGIVKIAAQTPAGIPTVLQTRSLVNDKPFPTMFWLCSKDLHKAIAEIETSGWTKMIEERIMQDEELRQAFYRNHQQYVADRWQAMEPSDRQRLEALGFIKLFDQYGIGGISQWDKVRCLHMQYAHHLCGDNVIGQLMDQEFELNTLKIEI, encoded by the coding sequence ATGGCTAATTGTCAACTCACCGAGCAGCAACTTGAAATCATCCGTCGTCAACTTGGGCGCGAGCCTCGTGGCATTGTCAAAATTGCGGCTCAAACACCTGCAGGCATTCCGACTGTATTGCAAACCCGTTCGTTAGTGAATGACAAACCATTCCCAACCATGTTTTGGCTATGTTCTAAAGATTTACACAAAGCGATCGCAGAAATTGAAACGTCAGGCTGGACCAAAATGATTGAAGAGCGGATCATGCAAGACGAAGAGCTGCGACAGGCTTTTTATCGTAATCATCAACAATACGTTGCTGATCGCTGGCAAGCCATGGAACCAAGTGACCGTCAACGTCTTGAGGCGCTTGGTTTTATTAAGTTATTTGATCAGTATGGTATTGGTGGTATTTCGCAATGGGACAAAGTACGTTGCTTACACATGCAGTATGCCCATCATTTATGTGGTGATAACGTGATTGGCCAATTGATGGATCAAGAATTCGAGCTAAACACGCTTAAAATCGAAATTTAA
- a CDS encoding DUF3087 domain-containing protein, with the protein MKLRTINKTRYRKNLNLLLVAVVGAFMLIALLISTLLIALIGSQFDDNFSLNVAGVIIGGLTILALLNHFKHHPLMTEIYYVWLLKQQLNYINRKITKIEQQVQQHNPDAMVSLNFYYQGSMQLWQLDDNTITIDSLKRKIAQLDQVLTDCNVSVSTDDYQQSMLAQF; encoded by the coding sequence ATGAAACTTCGTACTATAAATAAAACTCGTTACCGTAAAAACTTAAACTTATTGCTAGTCGCCGTCGTTGGCGCTTTTATGCTGATCGCGTTACTAATATCGACCTTGTTAATTGCGTTAATAGGCAGCCAATTTGACGATAATTTTAGTTTAAACGTCGCTGGCGTAATTATCGGTGGTTTGACTATTTTGGCACTACTAAATCACTTTAAACACCACCCACTAATGACCGAAATATATTATGTGTGGTTGTTAAAGCAGCAGCTTAATTATATTAATCGTAAAATAACCAAAATAGAACAGCAAGTGCAGCAACACAATCCAGACGCCATGGTATCGCTCAATTTCTACTATCAGGGATCAATGCAATTGTGGCAGCTCGATGACAATACCATCACCATCGATTCACTCAAGCGTAAAATAGCCCAATTGGACCAAGTATTAACTGACTGTAATGTTAGCGTCAGCACCGATGACTACCAGCAAAGCATGTTAGCGCAATTTTGA
- a CDS encoding TerB family tellurite resistance protein, which yields MNFEKLLSNFDMGVCVDQQQREALVDLVILFVEIDGIVDQREMQYTQNWLESLIWTSTQSPADYLKEISVKCQTAIANNQVEDFIRHRASHIIDPKAQHEAVKLAEGVALADEELADVEEQALTFLKSCFY from the coding sequence ATGAATTTCGAAAAGCTATTAAGCAACTTTGATATGGGCGTTTGTGTCGATCAGCAGCAACGTGAAGCCTTAGTTGATTTGGTTATTCTGTTTGTTGAAATTGACGGCATCGTTGACCAACGAGAAATGCAATATACTCAAAACTGGCTTGAGTCATTAATATGGACTTCGACTCAGTCACCAGCAGATTACCTTAAAGAGATTAGCGTAAAATGCCAAACCGCGATAGCGAACAACCAAGTTGAAGACTTTATTCGCCATCGTGCCAGTCATATCATTGATCCAAAAGCGCAACACGAAGCCGTGAAACTGGCCGAGGGTGTGGCACTGGCTGATGAAGAGTTAGCTGATGTTGAAGAGCAAGCGCTGACCTTTTTAAAAAGCTGTTTTTATTAA
- a CDS encoding UPF0149 family protein — MQALSSLQQQQLNSWLLEKSPNGTLSLTAVKGYLFAVIASPDPIEVSQWLSTIFNHNTDTLPDEITLSLATLYNEISDQMFDSGISLPDHIEYSDLAQANFLAGHPLHEWSLGFACGLNFYSQKLLESAELSSELLESFSLAIMALTFFADHENADAVVSSQQQSTIDEFAPLMYQLINDLVPEYAQLVEQVALSSGLYDEAEDDWN, encoded by the coding sequence TTGCAAGCACTGTCGTCGTTACAACAACAGCAACTCAATAGCTGGCTTCTTGAAAAATCACCAAACGGCACGTTAAGTTTAACCGCTGTTAAAGGGTATCTCTTTGCCGTTATCGCATCCCCTGATCCAATCGAAGTCAGTCAGTGGTTAAGCACGATATTTAATCACAATACCGACACCCTTCCGGATGAAATAACCCTAAGTTTAGCGACTTTATACAACGAAATTAGCGATCAAATGTTTGATAGCGGTATTTCCTTGCCCGACCATATTGAATATTCAGACTTGGCCCAAGCCAACTTTTTAGCCGGTCATCCATTGCATGAATGGAGTTTAGGGTTTGCTTGTGGGCTTAACTTTTATTCGCAAAAACTATTAGAATCGGCTGAGCTTTCGTCAGAATTATTAGAAAGTTTTTCGCTCGCGATTATGGCGCTAACCTTCTTTGCTGATCATGAAAATGCCGACGCTGTGGTCTCGAGTCAACAGCAGAGCACGATCGACGAGTTTGCGCCGCTCATGTATCAGCTAATCAACGATTTGGTGCCAGAATATGCCCAACTGGTTGAGCAAGTAGCATTAAGCTCGGGTCTGTATGACGAAGCGGAAGACGATTGGAACTAG
- the ccoN gene encoding cytochrome-c oxidase, cbb3-type subunit I yields MTHTSPSSADYNYTVVRQFAIATVLLGIFGMAVGVLIASQLYWPQLNFDTPWLTFSRLRPLHTNAVIFGFGTSALFATSYYVVQRTCQTRLFSDKLASFTFYGWMAVIVCAVISLPLGYTSSKEYAELEWPIDILITIVWVSYAINFFGTLMIRKTSHIYVANWFYGAFILVVAVLHIVNSAAIPVDWMKSYSAYGGATDAIVQWWYGHNAVGFLLTAGFLGMMYYFVPKQAERPVYSYRLSIVHFWALIALYIWAGSHHLHYTALPDWTQTVGMVMSIILFAPSWGGMINGIMTLSGAWHKLRTDPILRFLIVSLSFYGMSTFEGPMMAIKTVNALSHYTDWTIGHVHSGALGWVAMVSVGALYHMIPRLWGKTDMYSTKLINTHFWLATIGTVLYIVAMWISGVMQGLMWSAVNADGTLTYSFVESLQASKPFYLMRAIGGAFFLAGMFIMAYNVFKTVTASDARTDFNQA; encoded by the coding sequence ATGACTCACACAAGTCCATCAAGTGCTGATTATAACTACACTGTTGTTCGCCAATTCGCAATTGCCACGGTACTTTTGGGCATATTTGGCATGGCAGTCGGTGTATTAATAGCATCACAGTTATACTGGCCACAATTAAATTTCGATACACCCTGGCTAACCTTTAGCCGTTTACGACCGCTTCATACTAACGCCGTTATTTTCGGTTTTGGTACAAGCGCCCTTTTTGCAACGTCTTATTATGTTGTCCAACGTACCTGTCAAACTAGGTTATTTAGCGACAAGCTCGCTAGCTTCACCTTTTATGGTTGGATGGCTGTTATTGTCTGTGCCGTAATCTCTTTGCCACTGGGTTATACCTCGTCAAAAGAATACGCTGAATTAGAATGGCCAATTGATATTCTAATCACCATTGTGTGGGTTAGTTATGCGATAAACTTCTTCGGGACATTAATGATCCGTAAAACCTCACATATCTATGTGGCTAACTGGTTTTATGGTGCGTTCATTTTAGTGGTTGCTGTTTTACACATCGTTAACAGTGCTGCGATTCCTGTTGATTGGATGAAATCTTATTCTGCATACGGCGGCGCGACAGATGCTATCGTTCAGTGGTGGTATGGTCACAATGCCGTAGGTTTCCTACTGACAGCTGGCTTCCTAGGTATGATGTATTACTTCGTTCCTAAACAAGCTGAACGTCCTGTTTACTCTTACCGTTTGTCGATTGTTCACTTTTGGGCATTGATTGCATTGTACATTTGGGCCGGTTCTCACCACCTTCATTACACTGCATTACCAGACTGGACTCAAACAGTCGGCATGGTTATGTCGATTATCCTGTTTGCGCCTTCTTGGGGTGGCATGATTAACGGGATAATGACCTTATCTGGTGCTTGGCATAAATTAAGAACAGATCCTATCTTACGTTTCTTGATCGTTTCACTATCGTTCTACGGTATGTCAACGTTCGAAGGCCCGATGATGGCTATTAAAACCGTCAACGCCTTATCACACTACACTGACTGGACTATCGGTCACGTACACTCTGGTGCACTTGGTTGGGTAGCGATGGTTTCTGTTGGTGCGTTATATCACATGATCCCGCGTCTATGGGGCAAAACCGATATGTACAGCACTAAGCTGATTAACACCCATTTCTGGTTGGCAACAATTGGTACGGTATTATACATAGTTGCAATGTGGATCTCTGGTGTAATGCAAGGGTTGATGTGGAGTGCGGTTAACGCCGACGGTACCCTTACTTATAGCTTCGTTGAAAGTTTACAGGCGTCAAAACCTTTCTACTTAATGCGTGCCATTGGTGGTGCATTCTTCTTAGCAGGTATGTTTATCATGGCCTATAACGTCTTTAAAACAGTGACTGCATCTGATGCAAGAACTGATTTTAACCAAGCGTAG
- the ccoO gene encoding cytochrome-c oxidase, cbb3-type subunit II: MFKKFNHELVEKNAGLLGLLAIVAISFGTLVEITPQLFLSETNTPMKNMKPYTALQFEGRDIYIREGCVQCHSQMIRPFRHETERYGHYSLAGESVWDHPFLWGSKRTGPDLARVGGRYSDAWHVAHLNDPRAVVPESNMPGFPWLETTVLDGELTEKKLTIFRDYFDVPYTDADLAGAKDAVKGKTELQALIAYLQSLGTHLK, translated from the coding sequence ATGTTTAAAAAATTCAATCACGAACTTGTTGAAAAAAATGCTGGTCTTCTGGGTCTATTAGCTATTGTTGCCATTAGTTTTGGTACGTTAGTTGAAATCACACCACAGCTATTTTTGTCAGAAACCAATACGCCGATGAAAAATATGAAGCCCTATACTGCCCTGCAGTTTGAAGGCCGTGATATTTACATTCGCGAAGGTTGTGTGCAATGTCACTCACAAATGATCCGTCCGTTCCGTCACGAAACTGAACGTTATGGTCATTACTCATTAGCGGGTGAGTCGGTATGGGATCACCCATTCTTATGGGGTTCTAAGCGTACTGGTCCTGATTTGGCTCGTGTTGGTGGTCGTTATAGCGACGCATGGCACGTAGCGCATCTTAATGATCCGCGCGCTGTAGTGCCAGAGTCGAATATGCCGGGCTTCCCTTGGTTAGAAACAACCGTATTAGACGGTGAACTAACCGAGAAAAAGCTAACGATATTCCGTGACTATTTCGACGTTCCATACACCGATGCTGATCTTGCAGGTGCTAAAGATGCTGTTAAAGGCAAAACTGAGCTTCAAGCGCTTATTGCGTACCTTCAGTCACTTGGCACCCACTTAAAATAG
- a CDS encoding cbb3-type cytochrome c oxidase subunit 3 produces the protein MDYATFRGLVTVGMLVLFIGIYSWAYSSRRKKAFDEAANYVFADEQVDNIAKKSGEESK, from the coding sequence ATGGATTACGCTACATTTCGAGGCTTAGTTACAGTGGGAATGCTGGTTTTGTTTATCGGTATTTATAGCTGGGCTTATAGCTCTCGCCGTAAGAAAGCGTTTGATGAAGCAGCAAACTACGTGTTTGCTGACGAGCAAGTTGACAACATAGCTAAAAAATCAGGAGAAGAGTCCAAATGA
- the ccoP gene encoding cytochrome-c oxidase, cbb3-type subunit III — MSNFWSAWIIGGALIVIFGCAYILRMVIVDTMGEEGKEMPHTFDGIIEMNNPLPKWWTYMFAISIVWGLGYLALYGVANYEGPWQWKSANKEIYSLADSRAAVIASKEKGAYVQYDMEITMAKERYDPIFAAYAAKPIDELAKDPEAIKVGQRLFIQNCSQCHGSDARGQRGFPNLTDNDWLHGGSVDKIKETIMHGRNSTAMASWSAALGGEQGVKEVVAYVRSLGGRKVNAKDATAGKAKFGICAGCHGVDGTGSYAMGAPNLTDNIWLYGGSERAITDSVTNGRIGMMPAWKDILGHDKVHVISAYVYSLSNK; from the coding sequence ATGAGTAACTTCTGGAGTGCATGGATTATCGGTGGCGCCCTAATCGTTATCTTTGGCTGTGCGTATATCTTACGCATGGTTATCGTTGATACGATGGGTGAGGAAGGCAAAGAAATGCCTCATACCTTCGATGGCATTATCGAAATGAACAACCCACTTCCAAAGTGGTGGACATACATGTTTGCAATCTCAATTGTATGGGGCTTGGGTTACCTAGCACTATACGGTGTTGCAAATTATGAAGGTCCTTGGCAATGGAAAAGCGCGAATAAAGAAATTTATTCACTTGCTGATTCTAGAGCCGCTGTCATCGCCTCAAAAGAAAAAGGCGCATATGTTCAATATGACATGGAAATAACCATGGCTAAAGAACGTTATGACCCAATCTTTGCAGCCTATGCTGCTAAGCCTATCGACGAGCTAGCGAAAGATCCTGAAGCAATTAAAGTAGGTCAACGCCTATTTATTCAAAATTGTTCTCAGTGTCACGGCAGTGATGCCCGTGGTCAGCGTGGTTTCCCTAACCTAACTGATAACGATTGGTTGCACGGCGGCAGTGTTGACAAGATCAAAGAAACTATCATGCATGGGCGTAACAGCACAGCGATGGCATCTTGGTCTGCGGCACTTGGCGGCGAACAAGGCGTTAAAGAAGTTGTTGCTTATGTTCGTAGTTTAGGTGGTCGTAAAGTTAACGCCAAAGACGCGACGGCAGGTAAAGCTAAGTTTGGTATTTGTGCCGGTTGTCACGGTGTTGATGGTACTGGTTCTTACGCCATGGGCGCACCTAACTTAACCGATAACATCTGGTTATATGGTGGCTCTGAGCGCGCAATTACTGATTCGGTTACTAATGGTCGAATTGGCATGATGCCAGCTTGGAAAGATATTCTTGGTCATGATAAAGTTCACGTAATCTCTGCTTACGTTTATAGCTTATCAAATAAATAA
- a CDS encoding FixH family protein, which produces MEPWYKQFWPWVLIFLPLSAVTASVTTLFIAIDNKPDMVVEDYYKKGKAINVDLTRLDNAFRLALKFRLTVNADTLVLEQTFGEPQQSALRLHFIHRTQKAKDFDMLITADANSVYRADIPSEVNGKWTIQLESFDGEWRIQTVDMFPSKFATLLDSFDRN; this is translated from the coding sequence ATTGAACCTTGGTACAAACAATTTTGGCCTTGGGTACTCATTTTCTTGCCGCTGTCTGCTGTTACCGCCAGTGTCACCACCTTATTTATTGCAATCGACAATAAGCCCGACATGGTGGTTGAAGATTATTATAAAAAAGGCAAAGCGATTAATGTCGATTTAACCCGACTTGATAACGCGTTTCGCTTGGCATTAAAGTTCAGACTAACCGTTAATGCTGACACCTTGGTATTAGAACAAACCTTTGGCGAGCCACAGCAAAGCGCGCTGCGTTTGCACTTTATTCATCGTACTCAAAAAGCCAAAGATTTTGACATGTTAATTACCGCCGATGCCAACAGTGTCTACCGAGCTGATATTCCGAGTGAAGTTAACGGCAAATGGACCATTCAGCTTGAATCATTTGATGGTGAGTGGCGCATTCAAACCGTTGATATGTTCCCGTCTAAGTTTGCTACCCTGCTCGACTCTTTCGATCGTAATTAA